One genomic segment of Natrononativus amylolyticus includes these proteins:
- a CDS encoding potassium transporter TrkA — MTSLPVEVLLGIYLGLLTGIVPALVAGTLGFLVRYVTGVSLPGFGVVVLALSIASVQGGLLGLVEPTITQSPRLLVAVLVVLMLALYAHSQGDRLGGELPRRVSLTEIRRRTLSADVVETVGGIGQVTVRPLGEIRDVEGYPPLPSALRASIREDSWRLPADLPLSELEVRLAERLRTAYDLADVSVSIDERGRATIAAAPPSGGLSRRISGGYRAVSLETLVPTGLASGDEVTVRADVGTIDGTVLSAHGAADEPTAAPPVEPVEAAPESDHPAVRSATGANASDGGAGRLTIVVPDGDVERLLEAGIDRVVVQSRGTSPELRALSLLKRGGRSVRRLTVGDGAAVDASDGVTVLARRRRDAADGSSPEWAFGRDVEAGLEAGDELVVAGRPTALEAAAERWGR; from the coding sequence ATGACCTCGCTTCCGGTCGAGGTGCTCCTCGGCATCTACCTCGGGCTGTTGACCGGCATCGTCCCGGCGCTCGTCGCCGGGACGCTCGGCTTTCTCGTCCGCTACGTCACCGGCGTCTCGCTACCCGGCTTCGGTGTGGTCGTCCTCGCGCTCTCGATCGCCAGCGTTCAGGGTGGGCTGCTCGGCCTCGTCGAACCGACGATCACCCAGTCGCCGCGGCTGCTCGTCGCCGTCCTCGTCGTTCTCATGCTCGCGCTGTACGCCCACAGCCAGGGCGACAGGCTGGGTGGCGAACTCCCGCGGCGGGTCTCGCTGACGGAGATCCGCAGGCGGACGCTTTCGGCGGACGTCGTCGAAACCGTCGGCGGTATCGGCCAGGTGACGGTTCGCCCCCTCGGGGAGATCCGCGACGTCGAAGGGTATCCGCCGCTCCCGTCGGCGCTCCGGGCGAGCATCCGCGAAGACTCCTGGCGGCTGCCCGCCGACCTCCCGCTGTCGGAACTCGAGGTCCGACTCGCCGAGCGGCTGCGAACGGCGTACGACCTCGCCGACGTCTCGGTCTCGATCGACGAGCGGGGTCGGGCGACGATCGCCGCCGCGCCACCGTCGGGCGGGCTCTCGCGGCGGATTTCCGGGGGGTATCGAGCGGTTTCCCTCGAGACGCTGGTCCCGACGGGACTCGCTTCCGGCGACGAAGTTACCGTTCGCGCAGACGTCGGCACGATCGACGGAACGGTACTCAGCGCGCACGGGGCGGCCGACGAACCGACGGCCGCGCCGCCCGTCGAACCGGTCGAGGCCGCCCCGGAGAGCGACCACCCGGCGGTCCGGAGCGCGACCGGCGCGAACGCGAGCGACGGCGGGGCCGGTCGGCTGACGATCGTCGTGCCCGACGGCGACGTCGAACGACTGCTCGAGGCGGGCATCGATCGGGTCGTCGTCCAGTCGAGGGGGACGAGCCCGGAGCTTCGGGCGCTCTCGCTGCTGAAACGCGGCGGCCGGAGCGTTCGTCGCCTGACGGTCGGTGACGGAGCCGCCGTCGACGCGAGCGACGGCGTGACCGTCCTCGCTCGCCGGCGGCGGGACGCGGCCGACGGCTCGAGTCCCGAGTGGGCGTTCGGCCGCGACGTCGAAGCCGGTCTCGAGGCGGGGGACGAACTCGTCGTCGCGGGACGTCCGACGGCCCTCGAGGCGGCCGCCGAGAGGTGGGGCCGATGA
- the gatD gene encoding Glu-tRNA(Gln) amidotransferase subunit GatD gives MTANPGDRVRLEGADGSYEGVLLPSTTDDHLVVKLEGGYNVGVDREEVSLEVLEENVYRIESGQSDESGSAVEFDDDLPTIALISTGGTIASTVDYRTGAVTAQFDAEDVLRAVPDLAGRANYRGRVVANILSENMEPPIWRELADAVAAEIDAGADGVVVMHGTDTMQYSAAALSFMLETPVPIVFTGSQRSADRPSSDNVMNAVCAVEAAKSDCAEVLVCMHATESDDVCALHRGTRVRKNHTSRRDAFETVGAEPLGEVDYEACEAQRASKSRAAASRETEAVSFRREYRERDSVELSVEPDLEADVELLKFTPGMDPAFLDAAEGKAGLVLEGTGLGHVHTDLIPQVAELIDGGTTVVMTSQCLEGRVCDRVYDTGRDLLEAGVLEGEDTLPGTAKVKLMWALANADDVEEAMATSLAGEIQERSRPWE, from the coding sequence ATGACAGCGAACCCCGGAGATCGCGTCCGGCTCGAGGGCGCAGACGGGTCCTACGAGGGCGTGTTGCTCCCCTCGACCACCGACGACCACCTCGTGGTGAAACTCGAGGGCGGGTACAACGTCGGCGTCGACCGCGAGGAAGTCTCCCTCGAGGTGCTCGAGGAGAACGTCTACCGGATCGAGAGCGGCCAGAGCGACGAGAGCGGCTCTGCGGTCGAGTTCGACGACGACCTCCCCACGATCGCGCTCATCTCGACCGGCGGGACGATCGCGTCGACGGTCGACTACCGAACCGGCGCGGTGACGGCGCAGTTCGACGCGGAAGACGTCCTCCGCGCGGTGCCCGATCTCGCCGGCCGGGCGAACTACCGCGGGCGGGTCGTCGCAAACATCCTTTCTGAGAACATGGAACCGCCGATCTGGCGGGAGCTCGCCGACGCGGTCGCGGCGGAGATCGACGCCGGCGCCGACGGCGTCGTCGTCATGCACGGCACCGACACGATGCAGTACTCGGCGGCGGCGCTCTCCTTCATGCTCGAGACGCCGGTTCCGATCGTCTTCACCGGCAGCCAGCGCTCGGCCGACCGGCCCTCCTCGGACAACGTCATGAACGCGGTTTGCGCCGTCGAGGCCGCCAAGAGCGACTGCGCGGAGGTGCTCGTCTGTATGCACGCCACGGAGTCCGACGACGTCTGCGCGCTCCACCGGGGCACTCGAGTCCGCAAGAACCACACCTCTCGGCGGGACGCCTTCGAGACCGTCGGCGCCGAGCCGCTGGGCGAGGTCGACTACGAGGCATGCGAGGCCCAGAGGGCCTCGAAAAGTCGAGCGGCGGCGAGCCGCGAGACCGAGGCGGTGTCCTTCCGCCGAGAATACCGCGAACGCGACTCTGTCGAACTCTCCGTCGAACCCGACCTCGAGGCGGACGTCGAACTCCTGAAGTTCACGCCCGGGATGGACCCCGCGTTCCTCGACGCCGCCGAAGGGAAGGCGGGGCTGGTGCTCGAGGGAACCGGCCTCGGCCACGTCCACACCGACCTGATTCCGCAGGTTGCGGAGCTGATCGACGGCGGGACGACGGTCGTGATGACCAGCCAGTGTCTCGAGGGGCGGGTCTGTGACCGGGTGTACGACACGGGTCGCGACCTGCTCGAGGCGGGCGTCCTCGAGGGCGAGGACACCCTGCCCGGAACCGCGAAGGTCAAGCTGATGTGGGCGCTCGCGAACGCCGACGACGTCGAGGAGGCGATGGCGACGTCGCTGGCCGGCGAGATCCAGGAGCGCTCGCGGCCCTGGGAGTGA
- a CDS encoding potassium transporter TrkA — translation MTAVAAAAPSTLAQVSTSLLLDAVVRIVGFGALAGGTAAGAAVAYRWYSAEEIPEGVAVLLGISTVALWLNTKSALGDAIIGDTPLLDPGTAVYTVTAFAASAIAADGGRRLGNALAVDLVAGSAPRTVDDVSQLVRSAGRVVAVELPATIDDADGYDPVDESTRVTLAGKTLLFPRRLTDEERRQRLVARLERDYGIDHVAVDLAADGTVERLAVGSKPAGIGPTLAPGTVAVALEADPAPDASPGDAVEVWSHPAGGRRPVRLTTAELRAAAGDVATVALDAAAVEALERPGADATEPGESAPYRLVTRPGSRGGGREFVSLLRAADEAVAAVTVDGSLAGETVAGVPGLVLAIDRAGDAVALPAADHRLESGDVAFVLGRPDAFEGRER, via the coding sequence ATGACGGCCGTCGCCGCGGCGGCGCCGTCGACCCTCGCGCAGGTCTCGACGTCGCTGCTGCTCGACGCGGTCGTCCGCATCGTCGGCTTCGGCGCACTCGCCGGTGGAACGGCCGCGGGCGCGGCGGTCGCCTACCGCTGGTACAGCGCCGAGGAGATCCCGGAGGGGGTCGCGGTGCTGCTCGGTATCTCGACGGTCGCCCTCTGGTTGAACACGAAGAGCGCCCTCGGGGACGCGATCATCGGCGACACGCCGCTGCTCGACCCCGGAACGGCGGTGTACACCGTTACCGCGTTCGCGGCCAGCGCCATCGCCGCAGACGGCGGCCGCCGCCTCGGAAACGCCCTCGCCGTCGACCTCGTCGCCGGAAGCGCGCCGCGGACGGTCGACGACGTGAGCCAGCTCGTCCGCTCGGCCGGACGCGTCGTCGCCGTCGAACTGCCGGCGACGATCGACGACGCCGACGGCTACGACCCCGTCGACGAGTCGACGCGGGTGACGCTCGCGGGCAAGACGCTGCTGTTCCCGCGGCGGCTCACCGACGAGGAGCGCCGACAGCGGCTGGTGGCGCGCCTCGAGCGCGACTACGGGATCGACCACGTCGCGGTCGACCTCGCGGCCGACGGAACGGTCGAGCGCCTCGCCGTCGGCAGCAAGCCCGCCGGGATCGGTCCGACGCTCGCGCCGGGGACCGTGGCGGTCGCGCTCGAGGCCGACCCGGCTCCCGACGCCAGCCCCGGCGACGCGGTGGAGGTGTGGTCACACCCCGCGGGCGGTCGGCGCCCCGTCCGGTTGACGACGGCCGAACTGCGGGCGGCGGCGGGCGACGTCGCGACCGTCGCCCTCGACGCGGCGGCCGTCGAGGCGCTCGAGCGACCGGGGGCGGACGCGACAGAGCCGGGGGAGTCGGCGCCGTACCGCCTCGTCACCCGCCCCGGCTCGCGCGGGGGCGGCCGAGAGTTCGTCTCGCTCCTCCGGGCTGCGGACGAGGCGGTCGCGGCGGTGACGGTCGACGGCTCGCTGGCCGGCGAGACGGTCGCGGGGGTTCCGGGGCTCGTGCTCGCGATCGACCGCGCCGGCGACGCCGTTGCGCTCCCGGCCGCCGACCACCGCCTCGAGTCGGGCGACGTCGCGTTCGTCCTCGGTCGCCCGGACGCCTTCGAGGGGCGAGAGCGGTAG
- a CDS encoding ubiquitin-like small modifier protein 1 encodes MEWKLFADLAEHADGRHVTVDVEHGETVGDALEALLEDRPALEDRVLDEEGALRSQINVLRNGKDVRSQEAGLETELEAGDELALFPPVSGG; translated from the coding sequence ATGGAGTGGAAGCTGTTCGCCGACCTCGCCGAACACGCCGACGGCCGCCACGTCACCGTCGACGTCGAGCATGGCGAGACGGTCGGAGACGCGCTCGAGGCGCTGCTCGAGGACCGACCCGCCCTCGAAGACCGCGTCCTCGACGAGGAGGGGGCGTTGCGCTCACAGATCAACGTGCTCCGCAACGGCAAGGACGTCCGGAGCCAGGAGGCGGGCCTCGAGACGGAACTCGAGGCGGGCGACGAACTGGCGCTGTTTCCGCCGGTCAGCGGCGGTTAG
- a CDS encoding NAD-binding protein: MVGERVIERLPENWRWVVTTRAAVGLALLVALLSVATGVLNIEQEAADFGPIAPHVPLAVQEAVGFTGALTGFLMVGSALALRRGLRAGWWATFLLLPLTAVQGLLQASQYSLPLVVLSLISLPTLLLSRRRFDRQLSLSTTQLAAGGALVGVQAYGTFGAFALREQFDGIDHLLDAFYFTLITSSTVGYGDIGPETEQAQLFTMSVVVLGVASFGIAIGALVGPAIQARISKTLGMMTDSELELLDDHVLVLGYGDLTEPIVNELDTADIPFLVVTRDETAGSELRDRSVSVLNANPSDEEPLRRGKIATARAVLVATDDDAQDALAVLTARELRPDVRIVTAATDRENTRKLERAGADDVVSLSELGGHLLVQSALGADESPVVSSLLKDE; this comes from the coding sequence ATGGTCGGCGAACGGGTGATCGAGCGACTGCCCGAAAACTGGCGGTGGGTCGTCACGACCCGCGCAGCCGTCGGGCTGGCGCTGCTCGTCGCGCTCCTGTCGGTCGCGACGGGCGTCCTCAACATCGAGCAGGAGGCCGCCGACTTCGGGCCCATCGCACCCCACGTCCCCCTGGCCGTCCAGGAGGCGGTCGGGTTCACCGGCGCGCTGACCGGCTTCCTGATGGTCGGCAGCGCGCTCGCGCTCAGGCGGGGACTGCGAGCCGGCTGGTGGGCGACGTTCCTGCTGTTGCCGCTGACGGCGGTTCAGGGGCTGTTGCAGGCGAGCCAGTACTCGCTACCGCTGGTCGTCCTCTCGCTGATCTCGCTGCCGACGCTCCTGCTCTCGCGCAGGCGCTTCGACCGACAGCTCTCGCTGTCGACGACCCAGCTCGCCGCCGGCGGCGCGCTGGTCGGCGTCCAGGCCTACGGCACCTTCGGCGCGTTCGCGCTGCGCGAGCAGTTCGACGGCATCGACCACCTGCTCGACGCCTTTTACTTCACGCTGATCACCTCGAGCACCGTCGGCTACGGCGACATCGGACCGGAGACCGAGCAGGCGCAGCTGTTCACCATGTCCGTCGTCGTCCTCGGGGTGGCGAGCTTCGGTATCGCCATCGGGGCGCTCGTCGGCCCGGCGATCCAAGCGCGGATCTCGAAAACACTCGGAATGATGACCGACTCAGAACTCGAACTCTTAGACGACCACGTCCTCGTCCTCGGCTACGGGGATCTCACCGAACCGATCGTGAACGAACTCGACACCGCCGACATCCCGTTTCTGGTCGTCACCCGAGACGAGACCGCGGGATCGGAACTCAGAGACCGAAGTGTCAGCGTCCTGAACGCGAACCCCAGCGACGAGGAGCCGCTCCGTCGCGGCAAGATCGCGACCGCGCGGGCCGTCCTCGTCGCGACGGACGACGACGCCCAGGACGCCCTCGCGGTGTTGACGGCTCGAGAGCTCCGCCCGGACGTCCGCATCGTCACGGCGGCGACCGACCGCGAGAACACCCGCAAGCTCGAGCGCGCGGGCGCCGACGACGTGGTCAGCCTCTCGGAACTGGGCGGACACCTGCTCGTGCAGTCGGCGCTCGGCGCGGACGAGTCGCCGGTCGTCTCGAGTCTTCTGAAAGACGAGTAG
- a CDS encoding zinc-dependent alcohol dehydrogenase family protein, translated as MRAAILESYGEPLSIEEVESPEPAPDGAVIEVEACGVCRSDWHAWQGHGEWADDRVPLGQILGHEPAGRVLEVGERVDETRLAPGDRVAVPFNLGDGTCHQCRNGHGNVCTDGYALGFEPAVPGAFAERVHVPHAEFNAVHLPDGVEPEAVAALGCRYVTAFHALAHRADLAGGDWVAVHGCGGLGLAAVQIASALGARVIAVDIREEPLELAAAVGAEATVNGADEDVPAAIESSTDGGAHVSLDCLGRAETCRNSVDCLRPRGTHVQVGLTTDAERGEVALPVDEITRWDVSVLGSRGMPPSRYDELLGMLESGALDPGALVTRRVTLEEVSDRLAAMSEYDTRGFEVVTRF; from the coding sequence ATGCGCGCAGCGATTCTCGAGTCCTACGGCGAACCGCTCTCGATCGAAGAGGTCGAATCACCCGAACCCGCCCCCGACGGCGCGGTGATCGAGGTCGAGGCCTGCGGCGTCTGCCGGAGCGACTGGCACGCCTGGCAGGGCCACGGCGAGTGGGCCGACGACCGGGTCCCGCTGGGACAGATCCTCGGCCACGAACCCGCCGGACGGGTGCTCGAAGTGGGCGAGCGAGTGGACGAAACCCGTCTCGCGCCCGGCGACCGGGTCGCGGTGCCGTTCAACCTCGGCGACGGCACCTGCCACCAGTGTCGAAACGGCCACGGAAACGTCTGCACCGACGGTTACGCCCTCGGATTCGAGCCCGCGGTTCCCGGCGCCTTCGCAGAACGGGTCCACGTCCCCCACGCCGAGTTCAACGCGGTCCACCTCCCCGACGGCGTCGAACCGGAGGCCGTCGCCGCGCTCGGCTGTCGGTACGTGACGGCGTTTCACGCGCTCGCCCACCGCGCCGACCTCGCCGGCGGCGACTGGGTCGCCGTCCACGGCTGTGGCGGCCTCGGCCTGGCGGCGGTCCAGATCGCGAGCGCGCTCGGTGCCCGCGTGATCGCGGTCGACATCCGGGAGGAGCCCCTCGAGCTGGCCGCCGCCGTCGGGGCCGAAGCGACGGTGAACGGCGCCGACGAGGACGTGCCGGCCGCCATCGAGTCGAGTACGGACGGCGGCGCGCACGTCTCTCTCGACTGTCTCGGCCGGGCCGAGACCTGTCGAAACAGTGTCGACTGCCTGCGCCCCCGCGGCACCCACGTACAGGTGGGGCTGACGACCGACGCCGAGCGCGGCGAGGTCGCCCTCCCGGTCGACGAGATCACCCGCTGGGACGTCTCCGTTCTCGGCTCGCGCGGAATGCCGCCCTCGCGCTACGACGAACTCCTGGGGATGCTCGAGTCCGGCGCCCTCGACCCGGGCGCGCTCGTCACCCGTCGCGTGACGCTCGAGGAAGTCTCCGACCGGCTGGCGGCGATGAGCGAGTACGACACTCGAGGGTTCGAAGTCGTCACCCGGTTCTAA
- a CDS encoding GNAT family N-acetyltransferase, translating to MAAGLEIRRATHDDYEAVKSVSETVWPDHGGDYLHRVYHDWLEDADDDTKRTFVADAGDELAGIVQAVMLSPEEAWFQGMRVNADYRRQGVSTRLNDACFEWARDQGATVGRIMTYSWNVAALGAARAGGFEPVTEFRWAQPDPDPDADGPLPVSNDPAAAWRYWADSPARDHLRGVALSPEESWAVCELTREILATVGEETAVFAVHGDDGVAGASYRTREYERRTDDGAIVTWVEYGVGAWDGLEAARSLFAAIARDAATLGADRVRVLIPETVGFVSDASLVAEGISEEPDFVLGIDLTEA from the coding sequence ATGGCCGCCGGACTCGAGATCCGTCGGGCGACCCACGACGACTACGAGGCGGTCAAATCCGTCTCCGAAACCGTCTGGCCCGACCACGGCGGCGACTACCTCCACCGCGTCTACCACGACTGGCTCGAGGACGCCGACGACGACACCAAGCGGACGTTCGTCGCCGACGCCGGCGACGAACTCGCGGGGATCGTCCAGGCCGTGATGCTCTCGCCCGAGGAGGCCTGGTTCCAGGGGATGCGCGTCAACGCCGACTACCGCCGCCAGGGGGTAAGCACGCGGCTCAACGACGCCTGCTTCGAGTGGGCCCGCGATCAGGGGGCGACCGTCGGCCGGATCATGACCTACTCGTGGAACGTCGCGGCCCTGGGGGCGGCTCGAGCCGGCGGCTTCGAGCCCGTCACCGAGTTTCGGTGGGCGCAGCCCGACCCCGATCCCGACGCGGACGGCCCGCTCCCGGTTTCGAACGACCCCGCGGCCGCGTGGCGCTACTGGGCCGACAGCCCCGCCCGCGACCACCTCCGGGGGGTCGCGCTCTCGCCCGAGGAGAGCTGGGCGGTCTGTGAACTCACCCGCGAAATCCTCGCGACGGTCGGCGAGGAGACCGCGGTGTTCGCGGTCCACGGCGACGACGGCGTCGCCGGGGCGAGCTACCGGACCCGCGAGTACGAGCGCCGAACCGACGACGGCGCGATCGTCACCTGGGTCGAGTACGGCGTCGGCGCCTGGGACGGCCTCGAGGCCGCCCGCTCGCTGTTCGCGGCGATCGCTCGGGACGCGGCGACGCTCGGCGCCGACCGGGTTCGTGTGTTGATCCCCGAGACCGTCGGCTTCGTCAGCGACGCCTCGCTGGTCGCCGAGGGGATCTCGGAGGAGCCAGATTTCGTCCTCGGCATCGACCTCACCGAGGCCTGA